The following proteins are co-located in the Paenibacillus sp. FSL H8-0079 genome:
- a CDS encoding Cof-type HAD-IIB family hydrolase → MKLFATDLDGTLLNRDSQISPENAAAIQKAQQSGMKVTIATGRVYSDVVTISREGGIKTPIIGSNGATIHDADGERLFHLPLERDTAASVMQWLEDHDFYYEASTQQGIYAPLSSHETLLAEMERVLGSNPGEDIARMIRAIKKHYDKKDYHRVNNHIEIPAEACIYNIMAFSMNPDKVKTGREHFASRSDVAMVVSFEHNFEMQHPDVSKGNALTKLAAHLNISMEDTAAIGDNFNDVSMLKMAGLGIAMGNGEPEIQALAKAITLTNVEHGVAHAIECLLEGKPVSRPETIVGEGQ, encoded by the coding sequence ATGAAATTATTTGCCACAGATTTAGATGGAACTTTATTGAACAGAGACAGCCAGATTAGCCCGGAGAATGCCGCAGCCATTCAAAAAGCACAGCAATCCGGTATGAAGGTTACAATCGCTACAGGACGTGTCTACTCCGATGTTGTGACCATCAGCCGCGAAGGCGGAATCAAAACCCCAATTATCGGCTCCAACGGAGCCACGATTCATGATGCAGACGGTGAACGTCTATTCCATCTTCCACTTGAACGTGACACAGCAGCTTCCGTCATGCAGTGGCTGGAAGATCATGATTTCTATTATGAGGCTTCCACGCAGCAAGGTATCTATGCCCCGCTTAGCAGTCACGAGACCTTGCTCGCCGAAATGGAACGCGTTCTTGGTTCGAACCCTGGTGAAGACATTGCACGCATGATTCGGGCCATCAAGAAACACTATGACAAAAAAGACTACCACCGCGTAAATAACCACATCGAAATTCCGGCAGAAGCCTGCATCTACAATATTATGGCCTTCTCCATGAATCCGGACAAAGTAAAGACAGGACGAGAACACTTCGCTTCCCGATCCGATGTAGCCATGGTTGTATCCTTTGAGCACAACTTCGAAATGCAGCACCCGGACGTATCCAAAGGTAATGCCCTCACCAAACTGGCGGCTCACCTGAACATCTCCATGGAAGATACAGCAGCGATCGGGGATAACTTCAACGATGTCTCCATGTTAAAAATGGCAGGACTCGGCATCGCCATGGGTAATGGCGAACCCGAAATCCAGGCATTAGCCAAAGCCATAACGCTGACTAATGTGGAGCACGGTGTCGCACATGCCATTGAGTGCCTGCTTGAAGGCAAACCCGTGTCTCGACCGGAAACCATTGTTGGAGAAGGTCAGTAA
- a CDS encoding winged helix-turn-helix domain-containing protein, whose protein sequence is MNVYPNITVIASLIADPSRAIFLSSLLDGRALPAGELAHMAGVTPQTASSHLAKLVEGGFLEVEQQGRHRYYRLASKEIANLIETMASIAPPVQIRSLKQSDQLQQLSYARTCYGHLAGKLGISLCEALVQKGYLSDPKEAHSKDYQVTEKGKQWFTTFGIELQVKPESRRAIARKCLDWSERRHHLSGMLGEQLRHRLLELDWIRQKTGSRSVEVKEAGKKGLYEVLGISL, encoded by the coding sequence ATGAATGTATATCCGAATATTACCGTTATTGCATCGTTAATCGCTGATCCAAGCCGCGCTATTTTTCTGTCATCTTTGCTGGATGGGCGGGCGTTGCCCGCAGGAGAACTTGCTCATATGGCAGGCGTCACTCCCCAGACGGCAAGCAGCCATCTCGCCAAACTCGTAGAGGGAGGATTTCTCGAAGTCGAACAACAAGGACGCCACCGATACTACCGTCTGGCAAGCAAAGAAATTGCTAATCTGATTGAAACCATGGCCAGTATTGCCCCGCCTGTGCAGATACGCTCTCTCAAACAATCCGATCAGCTTCAACAACTGAGTTATGCACGGACCTGTTATGGTCATCTGGCCGGGAAATTAGGAATCTCGCTCTGTGAGGCCTTAGTACAGAAGGGTTATCTTTCAGACCCCAAAGAGGCACATAGCAAGGATTATCAAGTTACAGAGAAAGGAAAGCAGTGGTTCACTACGTTCGGCATTGAACTTCAAGTGAAGCCGGAGTCACGCCGGGCCATCGCTCGTAAATGTCTGGATTGGAGCGAACGCCGTCATCATCTCTCAGGTATGCTTGGGGAACAACTCAGACATCGATTACTGGAACTGGACTGGATTCGTCAAAAAACAGGAAGTCGCTCTGTCGAAGTAAAGGAAGCTGGCAAGAAAGGTTTATACGAGGTGTTGGGTATCTCACTGTAG
- a CDS encoding alkene reductase, whose translation MNTIWKSVTVGNLNLQHRLALAPMTRSRALYDGTPGTHSAEYYEQRASMGLLISEGVQPSEDGQGYLSSPGIYMDEHIKGWKQITDRVHQAGGHLFIQLMHAGRMSHPENTPHHRQPVAPSAIAPKTQMYTAKGMQDVPVPRELGLEEIQETIGDFRKAAAAAIEAGADGVEIHGANGYLIHQFISENANVRTDSYGGSIENRAKFAIEVAKAVAEEIGASRTAIRLSPGVPLGDLIEGTDGPKVYEYLISELAKLNLAYLHILHGGDEETLKNIRLAWPTVLIVNRPGRPLEELDRDLKDNLADIVSVGTLALANPDLVERLKSGASLNEADPKTFYGGDSHGYTDYPTMK comes from the coding sequence ATGAATACAATTTGGAAATCAGTTACAGTAGGAAACTTAAATTTGCAACATCGTTTGGCACTCGCCCCAATGACTAGATCACGCGCTCTTTATGATGGCACTCCTGGAACACATAGTGCAGAGTATTATGAACAACGTGCTTCAATGGGGCTTTTAATCAGTGAAGGAGTTCAGCCATCAGAGGATGGGCAAGGTTACCTATCTTCACCAGGTATTTATATGGATGAGCACATTAAAGGCTGGAAACAAATCACTGATCGTGTTCATCAAGCAGGAGGGCATTTGTTCATTCAGCTTATGCATGCAGGCCGCATGTCACATCCAGAAAATACACCTCATCACCGTCAGCCAGTTGCACCTTCAGCAATTGCCCCAAAGACACAAATGTATACTGCAAAAGGCATGCAAGATGTTCCTGTTCCGCGTGAGTTAGGTTTGGAAGAAATTCAAGAAACCATTGGGGATTTCCGCAAAGCCGCCGCAGCTGCCATAGAAGCCGGAGCTGATGGTGTAGAGATTCATGGGGCAAACGGGTATCTTATACATCAGTTTATTTCTGAGAATGCAAACGTACGCACCGATTCTTATGGAGGTTCTATTGAAAATCGCGCTAAATTTGCCATCGAAGTGGCGAAAGCAGTAGCTGAGGAAATTGGAGCCAGTCGTACAGCAATCCGACTATCACCTGGGGTTCCTCTAGGGGATCTTATCGAAGGCACAGACGGTCCCAAAGTATATGAATACTTGATTTCCGAGCTGGCGAAACTTAACTTAGCCTACCTTCATATTCTACACGGCGGGGATGAAGAGACGCTTAAGAATATACGTTTGGCTTGGCCAACTGTACTTATCGTCAATCGACCGGGACGTCCTTTAGAAGAACTGGATAGAGACTTGAAAGATAACTTGGCCGATATTGTATCGGTAGGAACCTTGGCCCTGGCCAATCCTGATCTAGTGGAGCGTTTGAAATCAGGAGCATCCCTAAATGAAGCCGACCCTAAAACTTTTTATGGCGGTGACAGTCACGGCTATACCGATTATCCAACCATGAAATAA
- a CDS encoding MgtC/SapB family protein, with product MEVEYLMRVLIAGICGVLIGYERKNRMKEAGIRTHFVVAVGAALMMIVSKYGFQDQAGWDNLSLDPSRIAAQVVSGVGFIGAGMIFTQRHTVRGLTTAAGIWATAGMGLAVGSGLYWTGAGVTLLIVVAQMLLHRPTRWLVSARTETLTIHLQKEGEALKTVLALLGQEKISVIGFKTEQQKSTDSEEETVLEFTLQLPGSYRGEQLIILLQDVPHVRSAELK from the coding sequence ATGGAAGTGGAATATTTGATGCGTGTACTCATAGCTGGAATATGTGGTGTGCTAATCGGATATGAGCGCAAGAATCGAATGAAAGAGGCGGGAATCCGTACTCATTTTGTGGTCGCCGTTGGCGCTGCCCTGATGATGATTGTGTCCAAGTACGGATTCCAGGATCAGGCAGGCTGGGACAATCTGTCCCTTGATCCATCAAGGATCGCTGCACAGGTTGTTAGCGGTGTGGGGTTCATTGGCGCTGGCATGATCTTCACGCAGCGGCATACGGTCAGAGGATTGACCACAGCGGCAGGCATATGGGCTACGGCAGGCATGGGACTTGCGGTGGGTTCAGGTCTGTATTGGACAGGTGCAGGCGTGACGCTGCTTATTGTCGTGGCACAGATGCTACTACATAGACCTACGCGCTGGCTGGTTTCGGCACGAACAGAGACGTTAACCATCCATCTGCAAAAGGAGGGAGAGGCCCTGAAGACTGTTCTGGCACTGCTGGGACAGGAAAAGATCTCGGTCATCGGATTTAAAACAGAACAGCAAAAAAGCACAGACTCCGAAGAAGAGACTGTGCTTGAGTTCACATTGCAACTACCGGGTTCATACCGGGGAGAGCAATTGATTATTTTGTTACAGGATGTGCCTCACGTTCGATCTGCTGAGTTGAAATGA
- a CDS encoding flavin reductase family protein, with translation MLQPMEQFSMYSYPGIVASITSRHDGKQNLMSAGWHTLISYQPAIYGISIRKETYSYNLILESGSFGINFLPSSRSNWIQAGGTFSGNQKDKLKEFDISYRDGKKLDIPILTDAYGAYECKILDIHSYGSHEFITGEIVQSYRDDSLFQEDGIPDLTKLQIPLYLGRSTYLTVDDTLKSTDHPFYLEKNE, from the coding sequence ATGCTACAACCAATGGAGCAATTTTCGATGTACTCTTATCCGGGAATCGTCGCGTCGATCACTTCCCGTCATGATGGTAAACAAAATTTGATGTCAGCAGGATGGCACACATTAATATCGTATCAACCGGCGATATATGGGATTTCAATTCGAAAAGAAACATATTCATACAACTTAATTTTAGAAAGTGGATCTTTCGGAATCAATTTTCTTCCTTCGAGCCGTTCCAACTGGATTCAAGCCGGAGGTACGTTTTCTGGTAACCAGAAGGATAAACTAAAAGAATTTGATATTTCATATCGTGATGGAAAGAAATTGGATATCCCTATTCTCACAGATGCGTACGGTGCATACGAATGCAAAATCCTAGATATCCACTCCTATGGCAGCCACGAATTTATTACTGGTGAAATTGTGCAATCCTATCGCGATGACTCTCTATTCCAAGAGGATGGAATTCCTGATTTGACCAAGCTGCAAATACCACTGTACTTAGGAAGATCAACTTATTTGACGGTTGACGATACATTAAAATCCACAGATCATCCTTTTTATCTAGAGAAAAATGAATAA
- a CDS encoding Tex family protein produces the protein MSEQETVLEPNEETIKAERHERIIKQVAKELSLSLKQVRTTSELLDEGNTIPFIARYRKEMTGELDENQLRSIEERIVYLRNLEDRKLEVIRIIEEQGKLTGELKKSITQAVKLQEVEDLYRPYRQKRKTRASVAKEKGLEPLAGWIWGQPKQGDALQEAAQYINAELGVEDAESALQGAKDILAENIADDAAIRAWIRRYTLDHGMLTSEAKDAQEESVYENYYDYRELAKKMPPHRILAINRGERESILKVGLDVQAEPAHRHMVGQIIRGASAVQDILRDVIEDAYKRLIAPSIEREVRGELTEKGENQAISVFSANLRNLLLQPPIHGKRVLGVDPAYRTGCKLAVVDDTGKLLEVAVTYPTPPHNKKREAAEVFHRMIKQYDIGLIVIGNGTGSRETEQFVAEIIQENGDESLVYLIVNEAGASVYSASKLAQDEFPDLDVAERSAASIARRVQDPLAELVKIDPKAIGVGQYQHDVSQKILEESLKAVVESAVNHVGVDVNTASPSLLSYVAGVNATIAKNIVKYREENGRFTNRRQLQKVPRLGAKTYEQCVGFMRIGEGENPLDRTPIHPESYKVVDQLFKELQVALDKLGSKELSVLLSEQQPEQLAVKLDVGVPTLRDILDSLQRPGRDPREEMPLPIFRTDVLKIEDLVEGMELQGTVRNVIDFGAFVDIGIKSDGLVHISQLSNGYVKHPMDVVSVGDNVTVWVMSVDTKKGRVGLTMKKPAAQQSS, from the coding sequence TTGTCTGAACAGGAAACGGTTCTGGAACCCAATGAAGAAACAATAAAGGCAGAACGCCATGAACGAATCATCAAACAGGTAGCCAAGGAACTGTCACTGTCCTTGAAGCAGGTCCGCACGACGTCGGAGCTTCTGGACGAAGGCAATACGATTCCATTTATCGCCCGCTACCGTAAAGAAATGACTGGAGAGCTGGATGAGAACCAGCTGCGATCGATTGAAGAACGCATTGTCTATCTGCGCAATCTTGAGGATCGCAAATTGGAAGTCATCCGTATTATAGAGGAACAGGGCAAACTGACCGGAGAACTGAAGAAGTCCATTACTCAGGCTGTGAAGCTACAGGAAGTGGAGGACTTGTATCGTCCTTACCGTCAGAAGCGGAAAACGCGTGCCAGTGTGGCCAAGGAAAAAGGTCTTGAACCCCTTGCTGGTTGGATCTGGGGTCAACCGAAACAAGGAGATGCACTCCAGGAAGCTGCGCAATATATCAACGCTGAACTGGGTGTAGAAGACGCGGAGTCGGCGCTTCAGGGAGCCAAAGATATCCTCGCGGAGAACATTGCAGATGATGCTGCCATTCGTGCCTGGATTCGTCGGTACACACTTGATCACGGGATGCTGACTTCGGAAGCGAAGGATGCTCAAGAGGAGTCCGTGTACGAGAATTATTATGATTACCGAGAATTAGCTAAAAAGATGCCTCCGCACCGTATTCTCGCGATTAATCGCGGTGAACGTGAGAGTATTCTGAAAGTCGGCCTGGACGTACAGGCAGAACCGGCCCATCGCCATATGGTAGGACAGATCATTCGTGGTGCTTCTGCCGTGCAGGATATTCTGCGTGATGTGATTGAGGATGCCTACAAGCGGCTTATTGCGCCTTCCATCGAGCGTGAAGTTCGTGGAGAACTCACGGAAAAGGGTGAAAATCAGGCCATATCGGTATTCTCGGCCAATCTGCGTAACCTGTTGCTTCAACCGCCGATTCATGGCAAACGTGTGCTGGGTGTCGATCCGGCCTATCGTACTGGTTGTAAACTGGCTGTAGTAGATGATACGGGCAAGTTGCTGGAAGTGGCTGTGACCTATCCAACGCCACCCCACAACAAGAAACGTGAAGCTGCGGAAGTATTCCACCGCATGATCAAGCAATATGATATCGGACTAATTGTTATTGGTAATGGTACCGGATCGCGTGAAACGGAGCAGTTTGTGGCCGAGATCATTCAGGAGAACGGTGATGAAAGTCTCGTATATCTGATTGTTAACGAAGCTGGTGCAAGTGTGTATTCTGCATCCAAGCTGGCCCAGGACGAATTCCCGGACCTCGATGTAGCCGAGCGCAGTGCAGCTTCCATTGCTCGCCGGGTACAAGACCCTTTGGCGGAACTGGTTAAGATTGATCCAAAAGCCATTGGCGTGGGTCAATATCAGCATGACGTTTCCCAGAAGATTCTGGAAGAAAGCCTGAAGGCTGTCGTGGAATCCGCAGTTAACCATGTGGGTGTGGATGTTAATACGGCTTCACCTTCGTTGTTGTCCTATGTTGCCGGAGTTAACGCTACGATTGCCAAAAACATCGTGAAGTACCGCGAAGAGAATGGCCGGTTCACGAACCGTCGTCAGCTTCAGAAGGTACCGCGTCTGGGTGCCAAAACCTATGAGCAGTGCGTAGGCTTCATGCGTATTGGCGAGGGCGAGAATCCATTGGATCGTACACCGATTCACCCTGAGTCCTACAAGGTAGTGGATCAGCTGTTCAAGGAGCTTCAGGTTGCACTGGACAAGCTGGGCAGCAAGGAACTGTCGGTGTTGCTGTCGGAGCAACAGCCAGAGCAATTGGCCGTGAAACTGGACGTAGGTGTGCCTACATTGCGTGATATTTTGGATAGCTTGCAGCGTCCGGGTCGTGACCCGCGTGAAGAGATGCCGTTGCCGATCTTCCGTACGGATGTATTGAAGATTGAGGATCTGGTGGAAGGCATGGAGCTGCAAGGTACAGTTCGGAACGTAATTGATTTTGGTGCCTTTGTTGATATTGGAATTAAGAGTGATGGGCTTGTCCATATCTCACAGCTCAGCAACGGGTATGTTAAACATCCGATGGACGTTGTGTCTGTCGGGGATAATGTAACGGTCTGGGTTATGAGTGTGGATACCAAAAAAGGCCGTGTCGGCCTGACGATGAAGAAGCCTGCTGCGCAACAGTCTTCTTAA
- a CDS encoding DeoR/GlpR family DNA-binding transcription regulator: MFQEERMQLIVEHLRKHNRISADDIVTLFDVSRDTARRDLIKLEEQDAIIRTRGGAILPPPPQEFRSYKDRLLDVSEEKRAIGKLAAAIVRQGEIIILDSSTTVQACAENLNGKSCTVITNSIHSADLLSNHTAVQIRLLGGKVDKEQRYVYGTSVIETLSHYYVDKAFIGIGGITMDGFSASEEEGKIKHQMMKAAKKVVVLADQSKFDRRYGYRFADWSLVDVLITDQWPTKEWLVFLAEQQVEILIPEPTNDKEL, encoded by the coding sequence TTGTTTCAAGAAGAACGAATGCAGCTCATTGTTGAACATCTACGCAAACACAATCGCATCTCAGCCGATGATATTGTCACCTTGTTTGATGTATCACGGGATACTGCACGCAGGGATCTGATCAAGCTTGAGGAACAGGATGCCATTATTCGAACACGTGGCGGTGCGATTCTTCCCCCTCCTCCGCAAGAATTCAGATCCTACAAAGACCGTTTACTCGATGTATCTGAGGAAAAAAGAGCCATCGGCAAACTCGCTGCGGCCATTGTAAGACAAGGCGAGATCATTATTCTGGATTCTTCCACGACTGTGCAGGCCTGTGCCGAGAACTTGAACGGCAAATCCTGTACCGTCATTACTAATTCGATTCATTCCGCTGATCTTCTCTCCAATCACACAGCTGTCCAGATTCGTTTACTCGGCGGCAAAGTGGATAAGGAACAACGTTATGTCTACGGTACCTCTGTTATCGAGACTCTCTCCCACTATTATGTAGATAAAGCCTTTATCGGAATTGGCGGTATCACCATGGATGGCTTCAGTGCTTCCGAAGAGGAAGGGAAAATTAAACACCAAATGATGAAAGCTGCCAAGAAAGTCGTTGTTCTTGCAGATCAATCCAAGTTTGATAGACGTTATGGTTATCGTTTTGCCGACTGGTCATTGGTGGATGTATTGATTACGGATCAATGGCCAACCAAAGAATGGCTTGTTTTTCTAGCCGAACAACAAGTTGAGATTCTCATTCCCGAACCTACAAATGATAAGGAGTTGTAA
- a CDS encoding flavin reductase family protein yields MKKITKQDFAIEQLSESSEVIQHEMLNPSILYYGTPVLLLSTLNEEGSTNLSPLSSSWALGDCLVLGLGVQGKAYENLSRHPECVINLPDATMWKQVEALGRYTGVTPVPEEKRQMGYTFCQDKFIAAGLTSQASVQVAPDKIAECPLQIEAAVQHIRIPEHTPFMAIVEVKVVKVHAHTRLISGLNKINPEEWHPLIYNFRHYYGLGERQGENFRAEN; encoded by the coding sequence ATGAAAAAGATAACGAAACAGGACTTTGCTATAGAGCAGTTGTCCGAGAGTTCAGAAGTGATACAACATGAAATGCTTAATCCAAGTATTTTATATTATGGTACGCCCGTATTGCTGTTAAGCACATTAAACGAGGAGGGGTCAACCAACCTGTCTCCACTGTCTTCATCTTGGGCATTGGGGGATTGTTTGGTTCTTGGTCTAGGTGTACAGGGCAAAGCCTATGAAAATCTGAGTCGACATCCGGAGTGTGTAATTAATCTGCCGGATGCGACCATGTGGAAACAGGTTGAGGCATTGGGTCGTTATACGGGAGTTACCCCTGTTCCTGAGGAGAAAAGGCAGATGGGCTATACGTTTTGCCAGGATAAATTCATTGCGGCTGGACTGACATCTCAAGCATCGGTTCAGGTGGCTCCAGATAAAATAGCTGAATGTCCGCTCCAGATTGAAGCCGCTGTTCAACACATCCGTATTCCTGAACACACACCGTTCATGGCGATTGTAGAAGTGAAAGTGGTGAAGGTGCATGCGCACACAAGACTAATATCTGGACTGAACAAGATCAATCCGGAGGAATGGCATCCGCTGATATATAATTTCAGACATTATTACGGATTAGGAGAGAGACAAGGGGAAAATTTCCGGGCAGAGAATTGA
- a CDS encoding MarR family transcriptional regulator: MSNFEKKNQHISNSSKVEKDMQVIQQFIINFAIFSMARSHRGLAAHLLRQAGLFPGQEIMLMQLGEQDGQSQQSLGRTMRLDHSTIAKSVRRLEESGLVTRSRSPKDGRVTLVKLTEVGRELVDKATAVWTEMEKVASQDLSEQERELLISLSKKISANLEIFI, encoded by the coding sequence ATGAGTAACTTTGAAAAAAAGAACCAGCATATCTCCAATTCATCTAAAGTTGAAAAGGATATGCAAGTCATTCAGCAATTTATCATAAATTTCGCAATTTTCTCTATGGCTAGATCACACCGTGGTTTGGCCGCACATTTGTTGCGTCAGGCTGGTTTGTTTCCAGGTCAAGAAATTATGTTGATGCAGTTAGGGGAGCAAGATGGGCAATCGCAGCAAAGTCTTGGACGGACTATGCGACTTGATCATTCTACGATTGCCAAATCAGTTCGGCGATTGGAGGAATCAGGGCTAGTCACTCGTTCTCGTTCGCCCAAGGATGGTCGTGTCACGCTTGTTAAACTAACTGAAGTTGGCCGAGAACTTGTGGATAAGGCTACTGCTGTTTGGACGGAAATGGAGAAAGTCGCTTCTCAAGATCTTTCGGAACAGGAGCGGGAGCTTTTAATTTCGTTATCCAAAAAAATTTCTGCTAATCTAGAGATCTTCATTTAG
- a CDS encoding helix-turn-helix domain-containing protein: MQSIYERIEHLIAERGMTKKAFCQQLKISTGNLGDWKRGKSIPSTNKLIEIASFFDVSLDWLMIGRPSKEAMVREKREDYFFDVLRQLNCQESELSTVEQSFISEYIEFTRYRKSKESKDAGDYRYKLENNSGNKIENKSEENEA, translated from the coding sequence ATGCAGTCGATCTATGAGCGAATTGAACACCTGATTGCCGAACGAGGAATGACCAAGAAGGCTTTCTGCCAACAGCTGAAGATTAGCACAGGCAATCTGGGTGATTGGAAACGTGGCAAGTCTATTCCGAGTACGAATAAGTTAATTGAAATTGCTTCGTTTTTTGATGTGAGTCTCGACTGGCTCATGATTGGGCGTCCATCGAAGGAAGCGATGGTGCGGGAAAAACGGGAGGATTATTTTTTTGACGTGTTGCGGCAATTGAATTGCCAGGAAAGCGAATTATCGACTGTGGAACAGTCTTTTATCAGTGAATATATCGAGTTTACCCGTTACCGTAAATCCAAGGAAAGCAAAGATGCAGGAGATTATCGCTATAAGCTGGAGAATAATTCAGGGAATAAGATAGAGAATAAGTCTGAGGAAAACGAAGCGTAA
- a CDS encoding SprT family protein → MENEELQQWIEQISLDHFGVPFTHEALFNSRLTTTGGRYMLKSHRIEINPHQLEAYGRDEVEKIIKHELCHYHLHIRGRGYQHRDPEFKALLQKVGGSRFCQSLPDGKGRKPLPYRYKLVCKSCGTEYLRKRKIDPKRYRCGRCAGKLGLQNI, encoded by the coding sequence ATGGAAAATGAGGAGTTGCAACAATGGATCGAACAGATATCACTGGATCATTTCGGAGTGCCGTTCACCCATGAGGCGTTGTTTAACAGTCGCCTGACCACCACAGGTGGGCGTTATATGCTCAAAAGTCACCGGATTGAGATCAATCCGCATCAGCTCGAAGCCTACGGGCGAGATGAAGTTGAGAAAATCATCAAGCATGAGCTGTGCCACTATCATCTGCATATTCGTGGGCGTGGTTATCAGCATCGCGACCCGGAATTCAAAGCTTTATTGCAGAAGGTGGGAGGCTCACGGTTCTGCCAATCCCTGCCTGATGGCAAAGGCAGAAAACCTCTGCCGTATCGTTATAAGCTGGTGTGCAAGAGCTGTGGCACGGAATATTTGCGCAAGCGGAAAATAGATCCGAAGCGTTACCGCTGTGGTCGTTGTGCGGGAAAACTGGGCCTTCAGAATATCTGA
- the cmpA gene encoding cortex morphogenetic protein CmpA gives MPQWLCNQLMRAFHKKDSRQIKLLNECWFFYRNKPASGTPRSAENEL, from the coding sequence TTGCCTCAATGGCTTTGCAATCAACTGATGCGTGCATTTCACAAAAAGGACAGCCGGCAAATCAAGCTGCTGAACGAATGCTGGTTCTTTTATCGTAACAAACCAGCAAGTGGCACACCGCGCAGCGCGGAGAATGAACTTTAA
- a CDS encoding DoxX family protein, which produces MNILSIVLQVILGLGFLMFGFMKFGSKQMVEGFKHYMIEVISAVFIIAGIWSKSLAAWGGLLIVVTMLGAIITHIKIKDQMKQMLMPII; this is translated from the coding sequence ATGAATATTTTATCAATTGTTCTTCAAGTTATATTGGGGTTAGGATTTCTAATGTTTGGATTTATGAAGTTTGGGTCAAAGCAAATGGTGGAAGGATTTAAGCATTATATGATCGAAGTCATTTCAGCGGTATTCATTATTGCAGGTATTTGGAGTAAGAGTTTAGCTGCATGGGGAGGTTTACTCATCGTAGTGACAATGCTAGGTGCCATAATTACTCATATTAAAATAAAAGATCAAATGAAACAAATGCTAATGCCTATTATTTGA
- a CDS encoding hydrolase/acyltransferase, whose amino-acid sequence MPTMRYVILQQEQQLQFVEMPADYAYQLSALNLRLHKEIDKLTAADVPVLPWAIAECDNLDLLNENLTIIGGLDYINALEESFAALRENHYPLISLLTEIRALQAQLEQWYEEEMEAL is encoded by the coding sequence ATGCCTACAATGCGCTATGTCATCTTGCAGCAGGAACAACAATTGCAGTTTGTGGAAATGCCGGCGGATTACGCCTATCAACTCAGTGCGCTCAATCTGCGCCTGCACAAGGAAATCGATAAACTCACTGCAGCAGATGTCCCTGTCCTGCCTTGGGCGATTGCCGAATGTGACAACCTGGATCTCCTGAACGAAAATCTCACCATTATCGGTGGCCTTGATTATATCAATGCACTTGAAGAGTCTTTTGCAGCACTGCGTGAAAACCATTATCCCTTGATTTCTCTGCTTACCGAAATCCGGGCGCTTCAGGCCCAATTGGAACAATGGTATGAAGAAGAGATGGAAGCTCTCTAA
- a CDS encoding Rrf2 family transcriptional regulator, with amino-acid sequence MNSELSVALYVLVLLGTNKERLTSSQISECIQVHPARIRHILSKFKKSGYLETKEGSDGGYLLSQNPQEINLKDLYTMISSKPLHISKRSLNSKESFPAKVDNQLEFIFKACELKLLQQLQEITLADMIDSINNASG; translated from the coding sequence ATGAATAGTGAGTTAAGTGTTGCTTTGTATGTTCTTGTTCTTCTAGGTACAAATAAAGAAAGATTAACAAGTTCTCAAATTTCTGAATGTATTCAGGTACATCCAGCTAGAATACGTCATATCCTCAGTAAATTTAAGAAAAGTGGATACCTTGAGACAAAAGAAGGTAGCGATGGTGGTTATCTTCTATCACAAAATCCACAGGAAATTAATCTAAAAGATCTATATACGATGATTTCATCGAAACCACTTCATATTTCGAAGCGATCACTAAATTCTAAGGAAAGTTTTCCTGCAAAAGTGGACAATCAGTTGGAGTTTATTTTTAAAGCTTGTGAATTAAAGCTTTTACAACAACTTCAGGAGATCACCCTCGCAGATATGATAGATTCAATCAACAATGCTTCAGGTTAA